From Amycolatopsis sp. WQ 127309:
GCTCCTGCTCGGCGTCAGCGACATCGTGGCGAGCAAGAAGTTCTACGCCGACCACGGCCTCGCCGTCGGGAAGAGCTTCGGCCGGATGTACGTCGAGTTCGCCACCACCGGCGTCAAGCTGGGGCTCTACCGGCACAAGGCCCTCGCGAAGGACGCCGGCGTCTCACCCGAGGGCCAGGGCTCGCACCGGATCGCCGTCGTCGGCGGCGACGCGCCCCTCACCGACCCCGACGGCTTCACCTGGGAAGCCGCCTCGATGGCCGCCAAGTCCTGATGTGCCACCACTACCTGCTCGCCCGGCTCGCCGAGCTGGCCGAGCTGGCCGAGGACGACGACGTCGTCGAGGCCCCGCCGACCGAAGACGACGTCCCGCTGGAGAGCCTCGATCCTCAGCCCTGCGGGTAGAAGAGGAACAGCGTGCAGCCGGTGGCCGTCGCGGGCACGTGCCACGAGCCGGCCGGCGCGTGCAGGAACGTCCCGGCCGGGTAGTCGCGGGCGCCGTCGTTGAAGGTGCCCGCGACGACGTAGACCTCCTCCGGGCCGGGCTCGTGGACGTCGCGGCGCGGCCACGACGTGCC
This genomic window contains:
- a CDS encoding cupin domain-containing protein, producing the protein MHPEILAQPGYTAVSVEEAPVRELFPGIRHRPLWTDPAGAHAGVLEMDPGTSWPRRDVHEPGPEEVYVVAGTFNDGARDYPAGTFLHAPAGSWHVPATATGCTLFLFYPQG